Genomic window (Actinomycetota bacterium):
ACCCGGTTCTACCGGGACGCGGCCGAGCTGCTGGAGAAGGAGACCCCGGACGTCCTGAGCGTGGCCACCACCGCGCCGTCCCACGTGGCGCTGGCCAGGATGGCCATCGAGGCGGGAGTCCGCCGGGTGGTGGTGGAGAAGCCCCTGTCGACTTCCGTGGCGTCGGCCCGGGAGCTGGCGGACTTGGCCGAGCAGGCTGGTGCCCTGGTCGCGGTGGACCACGGGCGGCGGTGGTCGCCGGAATACCGGTCCATCCGCGCATACGTCGGGCGAGGCCACATCGGATCGATCCGCCACATCTCGGTTTCCGGCGGCCCCGGCGGGATGGGCATGACCGGGACCCACTTCTTCGACCTGGCCCGCTTCCTGACCGGCACGGAGGCGGAGTGGGTGACCGGCCACCTCCGCGAATCGGGCCGGCCGAACCCTCGGGGTCATCAGTTCCACGACCCGGAGGGGTACGTCCTCGCCGGGCTCCGGGGCGGCATCCGCCTGTTCGTGGACCTGTCGGGCGACGTGCGGCGGGAGGACCGCCTCGTGGTGCTCCAGGGCGAGTGGGGGCGGATCGTGGTGGACGAGCGAGCCAGGGTTTGGCGGGCCGCCACGTCGTTCTCGCCCGAGCTGA
Coding sequences:
- a CDS encoding Gfo/Idh/MocA family oxidoreductase; amino-acid sequence: MGAVMGKRALRKLTGLPARAWRARRRLRLALQERRPPAVAVPASPRPPGLPAVRVGIVGAGGMGRDQCAALARTPDVELVAVADLRPEALDRLAKQVQLPWTRFYRDAAELLEKETPDVLSVATTAPSHVALARMAIEAGVRRVVVEKPLSTSVASARELADLAEQAGALVAVDHGRRWSPEYRSIRAYVGRGHIGSIRHISVSGGPGGMGMTGTHFFDLARFLTGTEAEWVTGHLRESGRPNPRGHQFHDPEGYVLAGLRGGIRLFVDLSGDVRREDRLVVLQGEWGRIVVDERARVWRAATSFSPELTFPFRGTLSPGGLFALAVRELTGEPPTVACGVRDGLAAAEIAIAAHLSQSRDHRPVAVPLEGADVEFEVAFA